In Pseudomonas sp. Leaf58, one DNA window encodes the following:
- a CDS encoding IclR family transcriptional regulator, which translates to MNTPDIHPRDLIAGLQKGLALMQLFSVDQPRLSVPQAARLSGLTPSAARRFLLTLVHEGFAETDSREYWLTPKALRLGQAYVDSAQLPRMLRPIVEQVARQTQEHVSVGTRDGDEIIHLVRSRYSHVTSLSIRPGSRVPMYCTAGGRVWLAWLDEDQRDDYFARNPLRALTPYTQTDRAQLEAELLRVKGQGFCIVDQEYEIGMRVLGVPLLDRAGRLQATLTITTHASRLSVDEIRLRYLPTLYEAQALLRPVLD; encoded by the coding sequence ATGAACACGCCAGACATCCATCCCCGTGACCTGATTGCCGGCTTGCAGAAAGGCCTGGCCCTGATGCAGCTGTTCAGCGTTGATCAGCCGCGCTTGAGCGTACCGCAGGCAGCGAGGTTGTCCGGCCTTACCCCCAGTGCCGCCCGGCGCTTTCTGCTCACCTTGGTGCACGAGGGGTTTGCCGAAACCGACAGCCGCGAGTACTGGCTGACGCCCAAGGCCTTGCGCCTCGGCCAGGCCTATGTGGACTCGGCGCAGCTGCCGCGCATGCTGCGCCCGATCGTCGAGCAGGTGGCGCGGCAAACCCAGGAGCATGTGTCGGTGGGCACCCGTGATGGTGACGAGATCATCCACTTGGTGCGCAGCCGTTACAGCCATGTGACTTCGTTGTCGATCAGGCCGGGTTCGCGAGTGCCGATGTATTGCACGGCGGGCGGGCGGGTCTGGTTGGCCTGGCTGGATGAGGACCAACGGGATGACTATTTCGCCCGCAACCCGCTACGGGCATTGACGCCTTATACGCAGACGGATCGGGCGCAGTTGGAGGCGGAGTTGCTGCGGGTGAAGGGGCAGGGGTTCTGTATCGTTGATCAGGAATATGAAATCGGCATGCGTGTATTGGGGGTGCCGCTGTTGGACCGGGCTGGCCGGTTGCAAGCGACGCTGACCATCACTACCCATGCTTCGCGGTTGAGTGTGGATGAGATACGCCTGCGCTATTTGCCGACCTTGTATGAGGCGCAGGCGTTGTTGCGGCCGGTTCTGGATTGA
- a CDS encoding ABC transporter ATP-binding protein gives MLGIFERRLDPFPPDEAPPPPVGLVRFMWACTRGARGYILALALLSAGVSIYEAWLFAFLGQVVDLLAAWQAGGTASAQESHVLWAIAIVLLTSIGLVALRTMVQHQVLAINLPLRLRWDFHRLMLRQSLSFFSDEFSGRVTTKVMQTALAVREVLFTVIEILPGIGVYFIAIIALAGGFALKLMLPFIAWIVLFGLAMLYFVPRLGKVGQEQAHARSSMTGRVSDAYTNITTVKLFSHSKREAHFARAAMEDFKHTGFRQMRLVSQFEIVNQALVVGLILAAGGYALWLWHQGQVGTGAVAAITAMALRINGMSHWIMWQMTSLFENIGTVQDGMATLTRGPKVQDAPGATELVTRGGAVTFDQVCFNYNGERQVLNDLSLHIHPGEKVGLVGRSGAGKSTLINLLLRFYDVDSGAIRIDGQNVAQVTQDSLRSAIGMVTQDTSLLHRSIRDNIAYGRPDATEAQIRSAAANAQADGFISQLSDRQGHSGYDTLVGERGIKLSGGQRQRIAIARVMLKNAPILLLDEATSALDSEVEVAIQESLDEMMQGKTVIAIAHRLSTIAAMDRLIVMDEGRIIEQGTHAELLAKNGTYARLWQHQSGGFLGEDQGVAEAVE, from the coding sequence ATGCTGGGTATTTTTGAACGACGGCTCGACCCCTTCCCCCCCGACGAGGCCCCGCCGCCACCGGTTGGCCTAGTGCGCTTCATGTGGGCCTGTACCCGAGGGGCGCGCGGCTACATCCTGGCGCTTGCGCTGCTCAGTGCCGGAGTGTCGATTTACGAAGCCTGGCTGTTCGCCTTCCTCGGCCAAGTGGTCGACCTGCTCGCGGCCTGGCAGGCCGGCGGCACCGCGAGCGCCCAGGAAAGCCATGTGCTGTGGGCGATCGCTATCGTCCTGCTGACCAGTATCGGGTTGGTGGCGCTGCGCACGATGGTGCAGCACCAGGTGCTCGCGATCAATTTGCCGCTGCGCCTGCGCTGGGACTTCCACCGCCTGATGCTGCGCCAAAGCCTGTCGTTCTTTTCCGATGAGTTCTCTGGCAGGGTTACCACCAAGGTGATGCAAACGGCACTGGCGGTGCGCGAAGTGCTGTTCACGGTCATCGAAATCCTGCCCGGCATCGGCGTGTACTTCATCGCGATCATCGCCCTGGCCGGTGGCTTCGCCCTGAAGTTGATGCTGCCGTTCATTGCCTGGATCGTGCTGTTCGGGCTGGCCATGCTGTATTTCGTGCCACGCCTGGGCAAGGTCGGCCAGGAACAGGCCCATGCGCGCTCCTCGATGACTGGGCGGGTGTCGGACGCTTACACCAACATCACCACGGTGAAGCTGTTCTCGCACTCCAAACGTGAAGCGCATTTCGCGCGCGCGGCCATGGAGGACTTCAAGCACACCGGCTTTCGCCAGATGCGCTTGGTCAGCCAGTTCGAGATCGTCAACCAGGCGCTGGTGGTGGGCCTGATCTTGGCTGCAGGCGGCTATGCCTTGTGGCTATGGCACCAGGGCCAGGTCGGCACCGGCGCCGTGGCGGCGATCACCGCCATGGCCTTGCGCATCAACGGCATGTCGCACTGGATCATGTGGCAGATGACCTCGCTGTTCGAAAACATCGGCACCGTGCAAGACGGCATGGCCACCCTCACCCGCGGCCCCAAGGTGCAGGATGCACCGGGTGCCACCGAGCTGGTTACCCGTGGCGGCGCGGTGACCTTCGACCAGGTCTGCTTCAACTACAACGGCGAGCGCCAGGTGCTCAACGACCTGAGCCTGCACATCCATCCCGGCGAAAAGGTCGGCCTGGTGGGCCGCTCGGGCGCGGGTAAATCCACGCTGATCAACCTGCTGCTGCGTTTCTACGACGTGGACAGTGGGGCAATCCGCATCGACGGCCAGAACGTCGCCCAGGTTACGCAAGACAGCCTGCGCAGCGCCATCGGCATGGTCACCCAGGACACTTCGCTGCTGCACCGCTCGATTCGTGACAACATCGCCTATGGCCGCCCCGATGCGACCGAGGCGCAAATCCGCAGCGCCGCGGCCAATGCCCAGGCCGATGGTTTCATCAGCCAGCTCAGCGACCGCCAAGGCCACAGCGGTTACGACACCCTGGTGGGCGAGCGTGGCATCAAGCTGTCCGGCGGCCAGCGCCAGCGCATTGCTATCGCCCGGGTAATGCTGAAGAACGCGCCGATTCTTTTGCTTGACGAGGCCACCAGCGCGCTGGACTCGGAAGTCGAAGTTGCTATTCAGGAAAGCCTGGATGAAATGATGCAGGGCAAGACCGTCATCGCCATCGCCCATCGGTTGTCGACGATCGCGGCCATGGACCGGCTGATCGTGATGGATGAAGGGCGCATCATCGAACAAGGTACGCATGCCGAACTGCTGGCGAAAAATGGCACCTATGCGCGTTTGTGGCAGCACCAGAGTGGCGGCTTCCTAGGGGAAGACCAAGGGGTGGCCGAGGCGGTGGAGTAG
- the katG gene encoding catalase/peroxidase HPI: protein MSNESKCPFHQTAGGGTTNRDWWPDQLNLRILHQHASKSDPMDPDFDYAKAFKSLDFQALKKDLTALMTDSQDWWPADFGHYGPLFVRMAWHSAGTYRIGDGRGGAGSGQQRFAPLNSWPDNVSLDKARRLLWPIKQKYGNKISWADLIVLTGNVALESMGFKTFGFSGGRADVWEPDEDVYWGSEKVWLGGDTRYGKEQLKAQPPGQGDLVAEPAKHPEEESRDLGGERNLENPLAAVQMGLIYVNPEGPEGTPDPVASGKDIRETFGRMAMNDEETVALIAGGHAFGKTHGAGPADNVGPEPEAAGLELQGLGWANTFGSGKGGDTITSGLEVTWTSTPTQWSNEYLNNLFNFEWELTKSPAGAHQWRPKEGKGAGTVPDAHDPAKRHAPSMLTSDLALRFDPIYEPIARRFKDNPEQLADAFARAWYKLIHRDMGPLARYLGPEMPNEELLWQDPLPKADYPLVGEQDIAALKAKVLATGLSVGELVATAWAAASTFRGSDKRGGANGGRLRLAPQKDWPANQGTGKVLAALEQIQGEFNAGGKKISLADLVVLAGAAAVEKAAKDAGHNLRVAFCPGRVDASQAQTDVESFAVLEPLADGLRNFTKARYSVKAEKLLLDKAQLLTLTAPELTVLVGGLRVLGANHGGNRQGVFTDKVGTLSNDFFRNLLDMGVEWKPTSADNEAFEGRDRKTGQVKWTASRVDLVFGSHAQLRALSEVYGSDDGGDKFVRDFVAAWEKVMELDRFDLK from the coding sequence ATGTCGAACGAATCGAAATGCCCGTTCCATCAAACCGCAGGTGGCGGCACCACCAACCGTGACTGGTGGCCTGACCAGCTCAACCTGAGAATTCTTCACCAACACGCTTCCAAGTCCGACCCGATGGACCCGGATTTCGACTATGCCAAGGCGTTCAAGAGCCTCGACTTTCAGGCCCTGAAAAAAGACCTGACAGCGTTGATGACCGACTCGCAGGACTGGTGGCCGGCCGACTTCGGCCACTATGGCCCGCTGTTCGTGCGCATGGCCTGGCACAGCGCCGGTACCTACCGTATCGGCGATGGCCGGGGTGGTGCGGGCTCCGGCCAACAGCGCTTCGCCCCGCTCAACAGCTGGCCGGACAACGTTAGCCTGGACAAAGCCCGGCGCCTGCTGTGGCCGATCAAGCAGAAGTACGGCAACAAGATCTCCTGGGCCGACCTGATCGTGCTCACCGGTAACGTCGCCCTTGAATCCATGGGCTTCAAGACCTTCGGCTTTTCCGGCGGGCGTGCCGATGTGTGGGAGCCGGACGAAGATGTGTACTGGGGTTCGGAAAAGGTCTGGCTGGGCGGAGACACCCGGTACGGCAAGGAACAACTCAAGGCCCAGCCGCCAGGCCAGGGTGACCTGGTAGCCGAGCCGGCCAAGCACCCAGAAGAGGAAAGCCGCGACCTGGGGGGCGAGCGCAACCTGGAAAACCCGCTGGCCGCCGTGCAGATGGGGCTGATCTACGTGAACCCGGAGGGCCCTGAAGGCACGCCGGACCCGGTCGCCTCGGGCAAGGACATCCGCGAAACCTTCGGCCGCATGGCCATGAACGATGAAGAAACCGTGGCCCTGATCGCCGGCGGCCACGCCTTCGGCAAGACCCACGGCGCCGGCCCCGCTGACAACGTCGGCCCCGAGCCGGAGGCGGCGGGCCTGGAGCTGCAAGGCCTGGGTTGGGCCAACACGTTCGGCAGCGGCAAGGGTGGCGATACCATCACCAGCGGCCTGGAAGTGACCTGGACCTCGACCCCCACCCAGTGGAGCAACGAGTACCTCAATAACCTGTTCAACTTCGAGTGGGAACTGACCAAGAGCCCGGCGGGCGCGCACCAGTGGCGGCCCAAAGAAGGCAAAGGGGCAGGGACCGTGCCCGATGCCCACGACCCGGCCAAGCGCCATGCGCCATCCATGCTCACTTCCGACCTGGCGCTGCGCTTCGACCCGATCTACGAGCCGATCGCCCGCCGCTTCAAAGACAACCCTGAGCAGCTGGCGGACGCCTTCGCCCGCGCCTGGTACAAGTTGATCCACCGCGACATGGGCCCGCTGGCGCGTTACCTGGGCCCGGAAATGCCCAACGAAGAATTGCTGTGGCAAGACCCGCTGCCCAAAGCCGACTATCCGCTGGTGGGCGAGCAGGACATTGCCGCGCTCAAGGCCAAAGTGCTGGCGACGGGCTTGAGCGTTGGCGAGCTGGTTGCCACCGCGTGGGCGGCGGCATCGACCTTCCGCGGTTCAGACAAGCGTGGTGGCGCCAACGGTGGCCGCCTGCGCCTGGCACCGCAGAAGGACTGGCCTGCGAACCAGGGCACGGGCAAGGTATTGGCGGCACTTGAGCAGATCCAGGGCGAGTTCAATGCCGGTGGCAAGAAAATCTCCCTGGCCGACCTGGTCGTCCTGGCAGGTGCAGCCGCCGTGGAAAAGGCTGCCAAGGACGCCGGGCACAACCTTCGCGTGGCGTTTTGCCCGGGGCGTGTCGATGCCTCTCAGGCACAGACCGACGTCGAGTCCTTCGCCGTGCTGGAACCGTTGGCCGATGGCTTGCGCAACTTCACCAAGGCCCGCTACAGCGTCAAGGCCGAGAAGCTGCTGCTGGACAAGGCGCAGTTGCTAACCCTCACCGCGCCTGAACTGACCGTGCTGGTCGGCGGCCTGCGCGTGCTTGGCGCCAACCATGGCGGCAACCGGCAAGGTGTGTTCACCGATAAGGTCGGCACCTTGAGCAACGACTTTTTCCGCAACCTGCTGGACATGGGGGTGGAATGGAAGCCGACCTCGGCGGACAACGAGGCCTTCGAAGGCCGTGACCGCAAGACCGGGCAAGTGAAATGGACGGCTAGCCGGGTTGACTTGGTGTTCGGTTCGCATGCCCAGTTGCGGGCGTTGAGCGAGGTGTATGGCAGTGATGATGGCGGTGACAAGTTCGTCCGCGACTTTGTGGCGGCCTGGGAGAAGGTGATGGAGCTGGATCGTTTTGACCTGAAATAA
- the pssA gene encoding CDP-diacylglycerol--serine O-phosphatidyltransferase, whose protein sequence is MNPESMLAALPGYAMTAESIQVLPDAKAYRACLLERIRAASRRIVIVALYLQEDEAGQEVLDALYQAKAARPGLEITIVVDWFRARRGLLGAGRQPGNAAWYQAQRQHHGLDIVIHGVPVQTRELFGVLHLKGSIIDDCVIYTGASLNNVYLHRFDRYRLDRYHLFQSPALADAMVDLVRRLLHHSATPRLDLPAPPSTRSLRGDIRRLRARLRRMAYEAPASATGQGLRVIPLLGVGRGNPLNRALCALLAAARTQVIISTPYFNPPRVLMRELDQALERGVQVELIVGDRTANDFYIAPGEPFSASGALPYLYEDNLRAFTRRRHTALASGQLQVRIWNDPGHTFHAKGVWVDQRYSLLTGNNLNPRGFNLDLENGLLIDDPQGQWLAPREAELAALRQHAPKIGSAEALGVKAEHPKEVRKFLRRLRYSRLEPLIKRVL, encoded by the coding sequence GTGAACCCCGAATCCATGCTGGCGGCATTGCCAGGCTACGCCATGACCGCCGAGTCGATCCAGGTGCTGCCCGATGCCAAGGCCTACCGCGCCTGCCTGCTCGAGCGCATCCGCGCGGCAAGCCGGCGCATCGTCATCGTTGCGCTCTACCTGCAGGAAGACGAGGCCGGCCAGGAGGTGTTGGATGCCTTGTACCAGGCCAAGGCCGCGCGGCCGGGCCTGGAAATCACCATCGTGGTCGACTGGTTCCGCGCCCGGCGCGGCCTGCTGGGGGCAGGGCGCCAGCCGGGGAACGCCGCCTGGTACCAGGCCCAGCGCCAGCACCACGGGCTGGACATCGTCATCCATGGGGTGCCGGTGCAAACTCGGGAGCTGTTCGGGGTGCTGCACCTCAAGGGCAGCATCATCGACGACTGCGTGATCTACACCGGTGCCAGCCTGAACAACGTGTACTTGCACCGCTTCGACCGCTACCGCCTGGACCGCTACCACTTGTTCCAGTCGCCGGCGCTGGCCGACGCCATGGTCGACCTGGTGCGGCGCCTGTTGCATCACAGCGCCACGCCGCGTCTCGACCTGCCGGCACCCCCTTCCACCCGTAGCCTGCGGGGTGACATCCGGCGCTTGCGCGCGCGGCTGCGGCGCATGGCCTATGAGGCGCCGGCCAGTGCAACGGGGCAAGGCCTGCGGGTGATTCCGCTGTTGGGTGTGGGCCGCGGCAACCCGCTGAACCGGGCACTGTGCGCCTTGCTGGCGGCGGCGCGTACCCAGGTGATCATCAGCACGCCGTACTTCAACCCGCCACGGGTGCTGATGCGCGAGCTTGATCAGGCGCTGGAGCGCGGCGTACAGGTGGAGCTGATCGTCGGTGACCGTACGGCAAATGACTTCTACATCGCCCCCGGCGAGCCGTTCAGTGCCAGTGGTGCGTTGCCTTACCTGTACGAAGACAACCTGCGTGCCTTCACCCGTCGTCGCCACACCGCGCTTGCAAGCGGCCAGTTGCAGGTACGGATCTGGAACGACCCTGGGCATACCTTCCATGCCAAGGGCGTGTGGGTCGACCAGCGCTATTCGCTGCTGACCGGCAACAATCTCAACCCGCGCGGTTTCAACCTGGACCTGGAAAACGGCCTGCTGATCGATGACCCACAAGGGCAGTGGCTGGCGCCACGGGAGGCAGAGTTGGCAGCGCTGCGCCAGCATGCGCCGAAGATTGGTTCGGCAGAGGCCCTGGGGGTCAAGGCCGAGCACCCCAAGGAAGTGCGCAAGTTCCTGCGTCGGCTGCGCTATAGCCGGTTGGAGCCGTTGATCAAGCGCGTGCTCTAA
- a CDS encoding EAL domain-containing protein — translation MEATLGNNSPRRQVVRQLSLVFSGLLLLALALGLVSLYRIAQALDERERVQSHFHAEAALAQMHKNERSYLVAYAVWQAAYDHLARRVDRHWAYDEDNVGATLYSDDGYQGVFVLDDDGTHYAMLEGRLSEEGFDRHSGSSAQVLQQARQAVQQQQAASGYLLYNGQPALFAAAVIRPPSVPQPLPAAGAVLVFVRVMNPTMLNQLGQAAGLPGFAVIPASQLPTGKGHLPLGETGYALTWPIEQPGTELFHTVFMPLAFAWLIIAMVMALCARYALRASAGIDRSHRELAASKFALEASEARFKAVAEAASDWIWEADAQQHLTYLSPRFTELTGHTLERWLQRPISDLFDCETGQVETWLHGLAGSEATGSLRCQYHDRLEQRRECRIAARAIIAQKTCQGYRGTCTDITDEVAAHAHIQHLSLHDALTGLPNRNKLFRYLEEARHGDLALLMLDLDNFKPINDSLGHPAGDAVLVEVAHRLGQVTRDTDLVARLGGDEFVIVLSRPGKHDEVDRFCARLIETLKRPITFEQHKVQVGGSLGVVLSAEYPGPPGDLIRYADVALYSAKQAGKHTWRYFSAQLNTALLEKRELERELREGIPRGELRLHFQPRFKVDGVTLASAEALVRWQHPRLGLLRPDRFIALAEESDLIVQLGNWVIHEACTLARGWPLEVMVSVNMSPAQFSRSDVVRDVAEALRHTGLPAHRLELEITENVMLNDVEGALQTMNALKELGVRLNMDDFGTGYSSLGYLRTYPFDSIKIDKRFVQSLGTSNSDRSVVQAIINLGNAMGMTVTAEGVETAEQLALLSDDQCHEVQGYLLSRPVENRVLVRLMEPGEPEPGGMS, via the coding sequence ATGGAAGCAACCCTCGGCAATAATTCGCCGCGCAGGCAGGTGGTTCGGCAGTTGAGTCTGGTGTTTTCCGGCTTGTTGTTGTTGGCATTGGCGTTAGGCCTGGTCTCGCTGTACCGCATCGCCCAGGCGTTGGACGAACGCGAGCGGGTCCAGAGCCATTTTCACGCAGAGGCGGCATTGGCCCAAATGCACAAGAACGAGCGCAGCTACTTGGTCGCCTATGCCGTGTGGCAAGCCGCGTACGACCACCTGGCCAGGCGCGTAGATCGGCACTGGGCGTACGACGAAGATAACGTGGGCGCGACGCTGTACAGCGACGACGGCTACCAAGGCGTGTTTGTGCTCGACGATGATGGCACCCACTATGCCATGCTAGAAGGGCGCCTCAGCGAGGAGGGGTTCGACCGTCACAGCGGCAGCAGTGCTCAGGTTTTGCAGCAGGCGCGGCAGGCGGTGCAGCAGCAACAAGCAGCGTCAGGTTACCTGCTGTACAACGGCCAGCCGGCACTGTTCGCCGCCGCCGTCATCCGCCCGCCCTCGGTCCCGCAGCCGCTGCCGGCCGCTGGTGCGGTGCTGGTGTTTGTCCGGGTCATGAACCCAACCATGCTCAACCAACTGGGCCAGGCTGCTGGGCTGCCAGGCTTCGCTGTCATACCCGCGTCGCAACTACCCACGGGTAAGGGGCATTTGCCGCTGGGGGAGACTGGGTACGCCCTGACCTGGCCTATCGAACAGCCCGGGACCGAGCTGTTTCACACCGTGTTTATGCCCCTGGCATTCGCGTGGCTGATTATCGCCATGGTCATGGCCCTTTGCGCCCGCTATGCCCTGCGTGCCAGTGCCGGTATTGACCGCAGCCACCGTGAACTGGCCGCTTCCAAGTTCGCCTTGGAGGCCAGTGAGGCGCGCTTCAAGGCAGTGGCCGAAGCGGCGTCGGACTGGATCTGGGAAGCAGATGCGCAGCAGCACCTGACCTACCTTTCACCGCGTTTTACCGAGCTGACCGGGCACACCCTGGAGCGCTGGCTGCAACGCCCAATCAGTGATCTGTTCGACTGCGAAACCGGCCAGGTCGAGACCTGGCTGCACGGCCTTGCCGGCAGCGAGGCCACCGGCAGCCTGCGCTGCCAGTACCACGATCGTCTTGAGCAACGGCGCGAGTGCCGGATCGCCGCCAGGGCTATCATCGCGCAGAAGACCTGCCAAGGTTACCGCGGTACCTGCACCGACATCACCGATGAAGTGGCCGCTCATGCGCATATCCAGCATCTGTCGCTACACGACGCGCTCACCGGCCTGCCCAACCGCAACAAGTTGTTCCGCTACCTGGAAGAGGCCAGGCATGGGGACTTGGCCTTGCTGATGCTCGACCTGGACAATTTCAAGCCCATCAATGACAGCCTCGGCCACCCGGCCGGGGATGCCGTGCTGGTCGAAGTGGCCCACCGGCTAGGGCAGGTGACCCGTGACACCGACTTGGTGGCACGCTTGGGCGGTGACGAGTTCGTCATCGTATTGAGCCGGCCAGGCAAGCATGATGAAGTGGACCGCTTTTGCGCACGGCTGATCGAAACGCTCAAGCGCCCGATCACCTTCGAGCAGCACAAGGTACAGGTTGGCGGCAGCCTTGGGGTGGTGTTGTCGGCGGAGTACCCCGGCCCCCCAGGCGACCTGATCCGTTATGCCGATGTTGCCCTGTACAGCGCCAAGCAGGCCGGCAAGCATACCTGGCGCTACTTCTCGGCACAGTTGAACACGGCATTGCTGGAAAAACGCGAACTGGAGCGTGAGCTGCGCGAAGGCATCCCACGCGGCGAACTGCGGTTGCATTTTCAACCGCGTTTCAAGGTGGACGGCGTGACGTTGGCCTCTGCCGAGGCGCTGGTGCGCTGGCAACATCCGCGGCTTGGCTTGCTGCGGCCAGATCGCTTCATCGCCTTGGCTGAGGAGTCTGACCTGATCGTGCAACTGGGCAACTGGGTGATCCATGAGGCTTGCACCCTGGCACGTGGCTGGCCGCTGGAGGTTATGGTCTCGGTCAACATGTCTCCGGCGCAGTTCAGCCGCAGTGACGTGGTCCGTGACGTGGCAGAAGCACTGCGCCACACCGGTCTGCCTGCCCACCGCCTTGAGCTGGAGATTACCGAGAACGTCATGCTCAATGATGTCGAGGGCGCCCTGCAGACCATGAACGCGCTGAAGGAGTTGGGGGTGCGGCTGAACATGGATGACTTTGGTACGGGCTATTCTTCCCTGGGCTACTTGCGCACCTATCCGTTCGACAGTATCAAGATCGACAAGCGTTTCGTGCAGTCGTTGGGCACCAGTAACAGTGACCGCAGCGTGGTGCAGGCGATCATCAACCTTGGCAATGCGATGGGCATGACGGTTACTGCCGAGGGGGTAGAGACCGCGGAACAGCTGGCCTTGCTCAGCGACGACCAGTGCCATGAAGTGCAGGGCTACCTGCTGAGCCGGCCGGTGGAAAACCGGGTGTTGGTGCGTTTGATGGAGCCAGGCGAGCCTGAACCTGGGGGAATGTCCTAG
- a CDS encoding GGDEF domain-containing protein codes for MLTITIALAAAAALYLAIEWRSVREPSLLFWSAGFATITVGSTLALLRGIGLVLIGIWFANGLLVVAHWFFLMGVLRFTQSRLSRTWLLIVGVWFALLLLPVGPQWSKVMLMVNSLLVASLTLKASWLLRPHGKSLSVGAVQLRYVLLIHGLFYVAKAIIAITPGTLIDLATFGGLIIQVSLVEGAMAIMLIALSMTGTVRYRREERIARLAARDPLTALYNRRALEVRAAHFFKEVSPGQPGALLLIDIDNFKLVNDLHGHVAGDRLLIALSEMIRTVLPERSLAARLGGDEFVILLCGASSERVMELGGLLREQFQQFAGKMAPTPQPVTLSIGANLFDQPPASLAALIEQGDVALYQSKRGGRDSIRFVERPMADLG; via the coding sequence ATGCTGACGATCACTATCGCCCTGGCTGCTGCGGCTGCGTTGTACCTGGCGATCGAGTGGCGCAGCGTTCGCGAACCATCGCTACTGTTCTGGAGCGCAGGTTTTGCCACCATCACCGTCGGCTCCACGCTGGCCTTGCTACGGGGCATCGGCTTGGTGCTGATCGGTATCTGGTTCGCCAACGGCTTGCTAGTGGTGGCGCACTGGTTTTTCCTGATGGGGGTGTTGCGCTTCACCCAGAGCCGGCTGTCGCGTACCTGGCTGCTGATCGTGGGGGTGTGGTTTGCCTTGCTGCTGTTGCCCGTGGGGCCGCAGTGGTCGAAGGTGATGCTGATGGTCAACTCGTTGCTGGTGGCGTCGCTAACGCTCAAGGCTAGCTGGCTGCTGCGGCCGCATGGCAAGTCGCTGAGTGTGGGTGCGGTGCAGTTGCGCTATGTGTTGCTGATTCATGGGCTGTTCTATGTGGCCAAGGCGATCATTGCCATCACCCCGGGCACGCTGATTGACCTGGCCACCTTTGGGGGGCTGATCATTCAGGTTTCGTTGGTCGAAGGTGCGATGGCAATCATGCTGATTGCCTTGTCGATGACCGGCACCGTGCGCTATCGGCGCGAGGAGCGGATTGCCCGGTTGGCCGCCCGCGACCCGCTGACCGCTCTGTACAACCGGCGTGCGCTGGAGGTGCGGGCTGCGCATTTCTTCAAGGAAGTGAGCCCGGGGCAACCTGGGGCTTTGCTGTTGATCGACATCGACAACTTCAAACTGGTCAACGACCTGCATGGGCATGTGGCGGGCGACCGCTTGTTGATTGCCCTAAGCGAGATGATTCGCACGGTACTGCCCGAGCGCTCGCTAGCGGCGCGCTTGGGGGGGGATGAGTTCGTCATTTTGCTGTGTGGGGCGAGCAGCGAGCGGGTGATGGAGTTGGGCGGGCTGTTGCGTGAGCAGTTTCAGCAGTTTGCTGGCAAGATGGCGCCGACGCCGCAGCCGGTTACCTTGAGCATCGGCGCCAACCTGTTCGACCAGCCGCCGGCGAGCCTGGCGGCGTTGATTGAGCAGGGGGATGTGGCGTTGTACCAGTCCAAACGGGGTGGCCGCGACAGTATTCGTTTTGTCGAGCGGCCGATGGCTGACCTTGGTTGA